AAGCGGATCTAGCGCTCTACCGCGCCAAGTCCAGGGGGCGCAACTGCGTGGTGGCCGCGGAGCTGGCGACGCCCGCCACCGGCAGCCACGAACGCGCTGCCAGCTAAAAAAAAAGAGCGGCCACCGAGCTTCCCCGGTGACCGCCTACCCAAACACTAATGAATCTATCAGGTCAGCGCAGCTGCACGCTCTCGAGGCGTCCTAGGGCGGCACGTTGACCGAGCGTGAGCGGGGCAGTCACCCCGTCCGCATGGCGCTCGATAAGACCCGGGTCGACCCCGAGGCGCAGGAGGATGATCTGCGCATCACCTCCCCCCAGCGTAGCCACCGTGACGCGCTCGACCGGGTGCGGCGCGGGCGCCCCGCGCACACCGAGGTCATCCCCCGGTGCGCTCAGGACCGGGGCGCCGGCGGCGCCGGACACCCCGAGGACCAACACGATCGACATGATCAGCTTATTCATCGCTTTCACTCCTGTCGCTCGTGGGCCTAGTCGCCGCGGCCGACGGCATCCTGACTGATGGAGCCATCGCTCCACAGGTAGCCGTCGCTCCACAGGTACGCATCACTCCAGAGGTAGGCGTCACTCCACAGGTACGCGTCGCTCCAGAGGTAACCGTCACTCCACAGGTAGCCATCGCTCCAGAGGTAACCGTCACTCCACAGGTAGCCGTCACTCCACAGGTAACCATCGCTCCAGAGGTAACCGTCGCTCCATAGGTAGCCGTCACTCCACAGGTAAGCGGCGCCCCACTGAGCGGAACCCCACAGCTCGGCCGTGTCCTCGATCAGGATCACCGACCCCTGGTTCGAACGGGACATCTTCGGCGACGGGGCGGTGGCGGCGAAGCCGTTTTGCGCCAGGGCGGCCTGCACGTCGAGCACACCCGCTCCAACCTCCACCGGATCGCCGGCGATCTTGCGCGCGGAGCGCATCAGGCGGGCCTTGATCGTGGCCGGATTCAGCGAGGGATCCTGCGCCAGCATCAATGCTGCCGCGCCGGAGACCACGCCTGACGCCATGCTGGTGCCGGACATCTCGAGGTAGCTGCCGCCGTTGCAGTCGAGAAGGCACTCGACCACACCCTCGGGCAGCTGGTCCTTCAAGTTGGCGTGGCCAGCCACCGCTGCCACCACGCGGTTACCCGGCGCCAGCAGATCCGGCTTCAGGAAGTGGTCGTACATGGTGGGCCCACGCGAGGAGTAGCTCGACACGTAGTCATCGGCGAAGTTCGCACCCGTGGCCGCATCCGTCACCGAGCCCACGGTGATGATGTTGCGCGCGATGCCGGGACTCGTGATGTAGAAGTTGCCGAGGGAACCGTAGTTACCGGCCGAGGCCACCACCACGATGCCTTCGTCCCACAGTGCTTCCACGGCCTGCACTAGCGGATCGAACTCAGCAGCCGTCTCGACCGCCTTACCCAGGCTCATGTTCACCACACGAATGTTGTACTGCTTGGCGTTGTTAGCCACCCAGTCCAGGGCGCTGAGCACACCGCTGACCGTGCCCCTGCCGTCGCCGTCGAGGACGCGCAGGTCGTAGATCGGCGCCTGGGGCGCAACACCGC
This DNA window, taken from Pseudomonadota bacterium, encodes the following:
- a CDS encoding S8 family peptidase codes for the protein GVGSNNSFELEDLGHSGMRFRIKTTKGDLVANWMPPHRNGVPQHIVAKLGSDRYLRVFVDAQQVYARSVSASSKLDNWPEQGRLQLGLYDTTKAWAGEYNLLAVHCDNKHNTSAGSFYAEGPNAFITDRDPAGHGTHVAGALSGSGLGSLGQYRGVAPQAPIYDLRVLDGDGRGTVSGVLSALDWVANNAKQYNIRVVNMSLGKAVETAAEFDPLVQAVEALWDEGIVVVASAGNYGSLGNFYITSPGIARNIITVGSVTDAATGANFADDYVSSYSSRGPTMYDHFLKPDLLAPGNRVVAAVAGHANLKDQLPEGVVECLLDCNGGSYLEMSGTSMASGVVSGAAALMLAQDPSLNPATIKARLMRSARKIAGDPVEVGAGVLDVQAALAQNGFAATAPSPKMSRSNQGSVILIEDTAELWGSAQWGAAYLWSDGYLWSDGYLWSDGYLWSDGYLWSDGYLWSDGYLWSDGYLWSDAYLWSDAYLWSDAYLWSDGYLWSDGSISQDAVGRGD